The following are encoded together in the Streptomyces sp. NBC_00341 genome:
- a CDS encoding cell division protein SepF, giving the protein MAGAMRKMAVYLGLVEDDGYDGPGFDPDDEFEPEPEPERDRRRHQPAHQVERERDEPVRAVQPPAQREPVQIPAERERPARIAPVASITPERSNLEKNAPVIMPKVVSEREPYRITTLHPRTYNEARTIGEHFREGTPVIMNLTEMDDTDAKRLVDFAAGLVFGLHGSIERVTQKVFLLSPANVDVTAEDKARIAEGGFFNQS; this is encoded by the coding sequence ATGGCCGGCGCGATGCGCAAGATGGCGGTCTACCTCGGCCTCGTGGAGGACGATGGGTACGACGGTCCGGGGTTCGACCCCGACGACGAATTCGAACCCGAGCCGGAGCCCGAGCGGGACCGGCGCCGGCACCAGCCCGCGCATCAGGTGGAGCGGGAACGGGACGAACCGGTACGAGCGGTACAGCCTCCCGCGCAACGGGAGCCGGTTCAGATCCCGGCCGAGCGAGAGCGACCCGCCCGAATCGCCCCCGTGGCATCCATCACACCTGAACGCTCGAACTTGGAGAAGAACGCACCGGTGATCATGCCCAAGGTTGTGTCCGAGCGGGAGCCCTACCGCATCACCACGCTGCACCCCAGGACCTACAACGAGGCCCGTACCATCGGGGAACACTTCCGTGAGGGCACTCCGGTGATCATGAATCTCACGGAGATGGACGACACGGACGCGAAGCGACTTGTCGACTTTGCCGCGGGACTTGTCTTCGGTCTCCATGGCAGCATTGAGCGCGTGACGCAGAAGGTCTTTCTGTTGTCGCCTGCTAACGTCGATGTCACGGCGGAGGACAAGGCCCGCATCGCAGAGGGCGGATTCTTCAACCAGAGCTGA
- a CDS encoding YggS family pyridoxal phosphate-dependent enzyme codes for MTDRKAQLAANLAQVEERIASACAAAGRKREEVTLIVVTKTYPATDVRILHELGVRQVAENRDQDAAPKATACADLSLTWHFVGQLQTNKVRSVVSYADIVQSVDRTKLVTALSAAVGRDERDGRELGCLIQVALDAESGERGERGGVAPDGVEELAAALESAPGLRPAGLMTVAPLAGPFAGRQRAAFDRLMEISSRLRGNHPAANMVSAGMSADLEDAVAAGATHVRVGTAVLGVRPGLG; via the coding sequence ATGACGGACCGTAAGGCTCAACTCGCAGCGAATCTCGCACAGGTGGAGGAACGCATCGCATCCGCCTGCGCCGCCGCCGGCCGGAAGCGGGAGGAGGTGACCCTCATCGTGGTCACCAAGACCTACCCGGCGACCGATGTGCGGATCCTGCACGAACTCGGCGTGCGCCAGGTCGCGGAGAACCGCGACCAGGACGCGGCGCCCAAGGCCACCGCATGTGCGGATCTGTCCCTCACATGGCACTTTGTCGGTCAATTGCAGACGAACAAGGTTCGCTCTGTGGTGAGTTATGCCGATATCGTGCAGTCGGTGGATCGCACCAAGCTGGTGACGGCACTCTCCGCCGCGGTCGGGCGCGACGAGCGCGACGGGCGGGAACTCGGGTGTCTCATCCAGGTCGCGCTCGACGCGGAGAGCGGTGAGCGGGGAGAGCGGGGCGGTGTCGCCCCGGACGGGGTCGAGGAGTTGGCCGCCGCGCTCGAATCCGCCCCGGGGCTGCGGCCGGCCGGTCTGATGACCGTCGCGCCGCTCGCCGGACCGTTCGCCGGAAGGCAACGGGCCGCGTTCGACCGGCTGATGGAAATCTCATCCCGGCTGCGCGGGAACCATCCGGCTGCGAACATGGTCTCTGCAGGGATGAGTGCGGACCTCGAGGACGCGGTTGCGGCCGGAGCGACACATGTGCGCGTCGGTACTGCGGTACTCGGAGTCCGACCCGGGCTCGGGTAA
- the pgeF gene encoding peptidoglycan editing factor PgeF → MSEENSVSSGGGAHFSFTDRWGGVSAAPYAELNLGGAVGDDPAAVLANRERAARGRGLDPARVVWMNQVHGRDVAVVDGPWGDASEIPAVDAVVTARRGLPLAVLTADCTPVLLADPVAGIVAAAHAGRPGLVAGVVPAAVGAMVRLGADPSRIIARTGPAVCGRCYEVPAAMRDEVAKSVPASWSETSWGTPAVDVTAGVHAQLDALGITDRHMSPVCTLESGDHFSYRRDRTTGRLAGYVWLDG, encoded by the coding sequence GTGAGCGAAGAGAATTCTGTCTCTTCGGGGGGCGGCGCCCACTTCTCCTTCACCGACAGGTGGGGAGGGGTGAGCGCCGCCCCGTATGCGGAGCTCAACCTCGGCGGCGCGGTCGGTGACGACCCCGCCGCCGTTCTCGCCAACCGGGAGCGCGCCGCCCGCGGGCGCGGGCTCGACCCGGCGCGGGTCGTCTGGATGAACCAGGTCCACGGCCGGGACGTCGCCGTGGTCGACGGACCGTGGGGCGACGCCTCCGAGATTCCCGCCGTGGACGCGGTGGTGACCGCGCGGCGCGGACTCCCGCTCGCCGTTCTCACCGCGGACTGCACCCCCGTACTCCTCGCCGACCCGGTCGCCGGGATCGTCGCGGCGGCACACGCGGGCCGTCCAGGTCTCGTCGCCGGAGTGGTGCCCGCCGCGGTCGGGGCCATGGTCCGGCTCGGCGCGGACCCCTCGCGGATCATCGCCCGCACCGGGCCGGCCGTCTGCGGACGGTGCTACGAGGTCCCGGCCGCGATGCGGGACGAGGTCGCGAAGAGCGTCCCCGCCTCCTGGTCGGAGACCAGCTGGGGAACCCCCGCCGTGGATGTCACCGCCGGGGTCCATGCCCAGCTCGACGCCCTCGGAATCACCGACCGGCACATGTCGCCCGTTTGCACTCTCGAATCGGGTGACCACTTCTCGTACCGACGCGACCGCACCACCGGGCGGCTCGCCGGATATGTCTGGCTGGACGGATAG
- the ftsZ gene encoding cell division protein FtsZ, translated as MAAPQNYLAVIKVIGVGGGGVNAINRMIEVGLKGVEFIAINTDAQALLMSDADVKLDVGRELTRGLGAGANPAVGRKAAEDHREEIEEVLKGADMVFVTAGEGGGTGTGGAPVVANIARSLGALTIGVVTRPFTFEGRRRANQAEDGIAELREEVDTLIVIPNDRLLSISDRQVSVLDAFKSADQVLLSGVQGITDLITTPGLINLDFADVKSVMSEAGSALMGIGSARGDDRAVAAAEMAISSPLLEASIDGARGVLLSISGGSDLGLFEINEAAQLVSEAAHPEANIIFGAVIDDALGDEVRVTVIAAGFDGGQPPARRENVLGANSTKREESAPPVRAAEPVRQSSGLGSVPPREETPVQAEPVPAANESHLPPVAPPHVPPARPYQDSQAEELDVPDFLK; from the coding sequence GTGGCAGCACCGCAGAACTACCTCGCAGTCATCAAGGTCATCGGTGTCGGCGGCGGTGGTGTCAATGCCATCAACCGAATGATCGAGGTCGGTCTCAAGGGCGTCGAGTTCATCGCGATCAACACTGATGCGCAAGCCCTGTTGATGAGCGACGCCGACGTCAAGCTCGACGTCGGCCGTGAACTCACCCGTGGCCTCGGCGCCGGGGCGAACCCGGCCGTCGGTCGCAAGGCGGCAGAGGACCACCGTGAAGAGATCGAGGAGGTCCTCAAGGGGGCCGACATGGTCTTCGTCACCGCAGGCGAAGGCGGTGGCACCGGAACCGGTGGCGCACCCGTCGTCGCCAACATCGCGCGTTCGCTCGGCGCCCTGACGATCGGTGTGGTCACCCGCCCGTTCACCTTCGAGGGCCGGCGTCGCGCAAACCAGGCGGAGGACGGCATCGCCGAACTCCGCGAAGAGGTCGACACCCTCATCGTCATCCCCAACGACCGACTGCTGTCCATCTCGGACCGCCAGGTCAGCGTGCTCGACGCGTTCAAGTCGGCCGACCAGGTGCTGCTCTCGGGTGTCCAGGGCATCACCGACCTCATCACCACCCCGGGTCTGATCAACCTCGACTTCGCCGACGTCAAGTCGGTCATGTCCGAGGCCGGATCGGCGCTCATGGGCATCGGCTCCGCACGCGGCGACGACCGCGCGGTGGCGGCGGCAGAGATGGCGATCTCCTCGCCGCTCCTGGAGGCGTCCATCGACGGCGCCCGCGGTGTCCTGCTCTCCATCTCCGGCGGCAGCGACCTCGGTCTCTTCGAGATCAACGAGGCCGCCCAGCTGGTGAGTGAGGCGGCGCACCCGGAGGCGAACATCATCTTCGGCGCGGTCATCGACGACGCGCTGGGCGACGAGGTGCGGGTCACCGTGATCGCCGCGGGCTTCGACGGCGGACAGCCGCCGGCCCGTCGCGAGAACGTCCTGGGCGCGAACTCCACCAAGCGTGAGGAGTCCGCCCCGCCGGTCCGGGCCGCTGAGCCCGTGCGCCAGTCGAGCGGACTGGGCTCCGTGCCCCCGCGCGAGGAGACCCCGGTCCAGGCAGAGCCGGTGCCGGCGGCCAACGAGAGCCACCTCCCGCCGGTCGCTCCGCCGCACGTCCCGCCGGCCCGTCCCTACCAGGACTCCCAGGCCGAAGAGCTGGATGTTCCGGATTTCTTGAAGTGA
- a CDS encoding cell division protein FtsQ/DivIB, which yields MAGPTTAQRGAGQQEDTPDRPPRPGTEGRRMSRRTLLIVIAAAVLLLGSGAVWALYGSSWLRTEQVRITGVDVLSPAEVESAAAVPMGSPLVSVDTDAIADRLRQKLPRIDSVDVVRSWPHGIGLKVTERKPVLLVKKGAKFIEVDAKGVRFATVDKAPGRVPLLELTPGRSASLRRFGSDRLVREAVRVAGDLPGGIAGDTKVVRVTSYDSVSLELTRDREVIWGSGEEGAVKAKVLTALMKAAPKAGHFDVSAPTAPAVSGS from the coding sequence GTGGCCGGACCGACGACCGCCCAGCGCGGTGCAGGGCAGCAGGAGGACACCCCGGACCGGCCGCCGCGCCCGGGGACCGAAGGACGCCGGATGTCCCGGCGGACCCTGCTGATCGTGATCGCCGCGGCCGTACTGCTGCTCGGCTCAGGCGCCGTCTGGGCGCTCTACGGCTCCTCCTGGCTCCGCACCGAACAGGTCCGGATCACCGGTGTCGACGTACTGTCACCGGCCGAGGTGGAGTCCGCCGCGGCGGTGCCGATGGGGTCTCCGCTCGTTTCCGTGGACACGGATGCCATCGCGGACAGATTGCGCCAGAAGTTGCCTCGTATCGACTCGGTGGATGTCGTACGGTCATGGCCGCACGGCATCGGACTTAAGGTGACCGAACGAAAGCCGGTCCTGTTGGTGAAAAAGGGCGCAAAGTTCATTGAAGTGGACGCCAAAGGCGTGCGCTTCGCCACGGTGGACAAGGCACCCGGGCGCGTACCCCTGCTGGAACTGACCCCTGGTCGGTCGGCGAGCCTGCGCCGTTTCGGCAGCGACCGGCTGGTGCGGGAGGCGGTCCGGGTCGCGGGCGACCTTCCGGGCGGCATTGCCGGGGACACCAAGGTCGTGCGGGTCACCTCGTACGATTCGGTCTCCCTGGAGCTCACTCGGGACCGTGAGGTGATCTGGGGGAGTGGTGAAGAAGGTGCTGTGAAGGCGAAAGTCCTCACCGCGCTCATGAAAGCCGCTCCCAAAGCAGGACACTTCGACGTGAGTGCACCCACCGCTCCTGCGGTGTCGGGTAGTTGA
- the murG gene encoding undecaprenyldiphospho-muramoylpentapeptide beta-N-acetylglucosaminyltransferase produces the protein MHVVLAGGGTAGHIEPALALADALRRQDPSVGITALGTERGLETRLVPERGYELALIPAVPLPRKPTPELITVPGRLRGTIKAAEQILERTKADCVVGFGGYVALPGYLAAKRAGVPIVVHEANARPGLANKIGSRYAHGVAVSTPDSKLRGARYIGIPLRRTIATLDRARVRPEARAAFGLDPNLPTLLVSGGSQGARHLNEVVQRVAPLLQRSGIQILHVVGPKNEMPRVDNMPGMPPYIPVPYVDRMDLAYAAADMMLCRAGAMTVAELSAVGLPAAYVPLPIGNGEQRLNAQPLINAGGGLLVDDAALTPEWVQGNVLPVLADPHRLYEMSRAAAEFGRRDADDLLVGMVYEAIAARRGA, from the coding sequence GTGCATGTCGTACTCGCCGGTGGGGGGACCGCCGGCCACATCGAGCCCGCGCTCGCCCTCGCGGACGCCCTGCGCAGGCAGGACCCGAGCGTGGGAATCACCGCTCTCGGCACGGAGCGCGGACTCGAGACAAGACTCGTACCCGAGCGGGGGTACGAACTCGCCCTGATCCCGGCCGTACCGCTGCCGCGCAAGCCCACCCCCGAACTCATCACCGTCCCGGGCAGGCTGCGCGGCACCATCAAGGCCGCCGAGCAGATCCTGGAGCGGACCAAGGCGGACTGCGTGGTCGGCTTCGGCGGTTACGTCGCGCTGCCCGGCTACCTCGCCGCCAAGCGCGCCGGGGTGCCGATCGTGGTGCACGAGGCCAACGCCCGGCCGGGCCTGGCCAACAAGATCGGTTCGCGGTACGCGCACGGGGTCGCCGTCTCCACCCCCGACAGCAAGCTCCGCGGTGCCCGCTACATCGGCATTCCGCTTCGCCGCACCATCGCCACCCTGGACCGGGCCCGGGTCCGTCCGGAGGCGCGTGCCGCCTTCGGGCTCGACCCCAACCTGCCGACGCTGCTGGTCTCCGGCGGCTCGCAGGGCGCCCGCCACCTCAACGAGGTGGTCCAGCGGGTCGCCCCGCTGCTGCAGCGCTCTGGAATCCAGATCCTGCACGTGGTCGGCCCGAAGAACGAAATGCCGCGCGTGGACAACATGCCCGGTATGCCGCCCTATATCCCGGTACCGTATGTGGACCGGATGGACCTCGCGTACGCCGCGGCCGACATGATGCTCTGCCGCGCGGGCGCGATGACCGTGGCGGAACTTTCCGCCGTCGGGCTGCCCGCCGCCTACGTCCCGTTGCCGATCGGCAACGGCGAACAGCGGCTCAACGCCCAGCCGCTGATCAACGCCGGCGGCGGTCTGCTGGTGGATGACGCCGCGCTCACCCCGGAGTGGGTGCAGGGCAACGTCCTTCCGGTGCTGGCGGATCCGCACCGGCTGTACGAGATGTCCCGCGCTGCCGCCGAGTTCGGCCGCCGGGACGCCGACGACCTGCTGGTCGGCATGGTGTACGAGGCGATTGCCGCACGCCGAGGCGCGTGA